Genomic segment of Pongo pygmaeus isolate AG05252 chromosome 1, NHGRI_mPonPyg2-v2.0_pri, whole genome shotgun sequence:
tatttttaataacaaaaatatgctACCTCCATTCTCACCTCAAAGCCTACCACCAGTAGCATGATTACATCATAGCAAATAACTTCAACCCCACTTCtgtgaaaaatataatgaaaaaacaagCTACCAAACCAGCACTTCCAACTAGGTTCATACCAATAAGCCTGTGACTTGTCTGCATcaccatccatccttccttccctccagttATAATGGTCATTCATCCTTTGACTTGTCCAAGGCCGACAGGTTAGGGGTGGCAGTAGAGTAAGGAGGACTTGGTTAAAAATTACCAGGCCCAGCCATCTAGAAGGAAGCTCAGGACCCCAAGAGCCAACAATTCTGTAGCAACAGAAATCCCATGGCAAATGTTTAGCCTGTCCACCCTTGCTAGGAACTTGACAAAATTTTCACCAGGATTTAAAGCAGCTTTTTGCAGCCCTGGGCTTGTCTAATGCTAATTCCACTGCCTGTGCTCTGGATCTTGTTTCCTCACACACTCTCAGAATTGGCTCAGTCTATGCTCTTGGACCTTCAATCTCTACTGGTTCCCTTCTTCAGAAGTGGGATATGTTCCAATCTCTCCCATCTTAGAAAATTCTTTCACTGATTGAGTCTATCTACTAACCTGCTATGTCTTCCTATTCAGGGCAAAATTCCTTctgtctttcctctctctcctcctcctccctcccttccttctttcctttgttccTATCTCCTTTACttcttccctctctgcctccctccttcccctactttttccctccctcctctcttttccctttttccttcttctcctccttccttctatAAGTATCACCTGaactcctactatgtgccaggcactcttgtAGGCACTTActatacatcagtgaacaaaaattAAAGATTCCTGTCCTCTAGGCTTTTCATCTAGCCAGGGGAGGGAGATTAAGtcataaacataataaaatatattgtatgtaaatttATACCTAATTGTATGAAGAAAAGAACTAGAACGGAATAAAGGGGGATGACTGTTACAGAAGCAAATTGAAATTACAATAGTGTGGTCAGAAAAGGTCTTATGGAGGGGACATGGAAGCAAATttaaaggagggaagggagacagCCTTGTGCAGATCTTGGGGAGAACATTCCCAGCAGAAGGAATAGACAGTGCAGTGCTTCTAAGACAGGAGGGTGCCTGGCATGTTTGATGAGTAACTAAAAGTCTGGTGTGATTGGATGGAATAACCAAGGGGGAGAGTAGTAGGTATTACATCAGAGAAGTAACATAGGACCTCAAGGACTATTATAAGGATGATGGCTTAATCCAGAGAATCAGGGtgttgttccattttttttttaatatgtaaaataatgccACCttggtgccgtggctcacacctgtaatcccagcactttgggatgctgagacaggagaataacttgaggctaagagttccagaccagcctgggcaacatagtgagaccttattgccacaaaaaagaatttaaaaattatccaggcatgttggtgtgctcccatagtcccagctacttgggagactgagggggaggattgcttgaacccaggaggtcgaggctgcagtgagctgtgatcacaccactgcactccagcctgggcaacaaagcaagactctgtcttaaaataataatagtaataatgtctGTTGCGGCATTGTATATAATTACTCCAAAtgggaaacaaccaaaatatctATCAATAGTCTAATAATTTAGGGGGcatattcatacagtggaatatcatATAGCAATGAAAATTAACAAAGTACAGCTACACAcaataacatgaatgaatttcatCAACACTGTTGTCATAGGGTTTCTTCACAGTGCCTTCAAAGAATGAGCTAGAGCTCTCAGTAGACAGTATTCTGTAATACTAGAATCAAGTGCTGTGATCATTGAAGCTTTGCATGTCAGCCTCAACCTCAGGGCTTCTAGAATTTCTGTGTGCACCCTGGAGTGAGGGTTTCCACAGTTTGATCCAACAGCCCTAAGATTACCATGGGAAACTCCATGTCTAGGTGATTCAAGAGACAGAATCATTAACCTGagctggggagggggaggaaatggattttttttttttttttttttttgcagttgcagGAGTGAagacagagctcccatacaaagggagaggacccaaagagggtagccgtTGCTGGCTCGAATGCttgggtttatatcccgatcattgtccGTCCCATtgtgctctcaggtgatagatgattggctatttctttacctcctgtttttgcctaattagcattttagtgagctctctgattggtcaggtgtgagctaagttgcaagccccgtgtttaaaggtggacgtggtcaccttcccagctagccttagggattcttagttggcctaggaaatccagctagtcctgtctctcagtcccccctctcaacaggaaaacccaagtgctgcTGGGGAGGTTGGCCAACGACCactctaactgcttcctgctgaactgGGGCATAGTAGGGGTTGTACAGTTGAGATTTCCTCAGTAGGGGTGCCTTCAATGTCATTAACATCggagcatgggctagcaggccgGTCCAGGGGTCCACagtagatcttagtcatggaTTGCATCTAgggctccatttgaagaatgatttgtagttttacagcttcgattctggaagagacaaacttaacaaggaggttaaagatacagtGATTGTAATATATGGCCTGCAGTGCAGGAGATTATTTCTTTGCCACACTTCACAGGCCCTGACTATCTCCTTGATGgttttgaaaaggcctggtccagtaaataataatttggccatctgatgggtgctataaatgcctaagtgaaaggtttgttgaagggttttaagtaatttccattggttagctgcaggcaaaagtatttttccttcttggtggctagccatcctgaggggaggaaactatgtcctcgtgaggttccccattctatttcttcttctgagtactggggcttggtttcccGGAGGGGATTACCCCACACTAGGggtccttctataagcatttctaatggagggTCCTGCCTTGCGGCTCCTTCGGCCTCAATATCTGCTTGgcggttcccttctatttccctttcctttctgatgaccctggcagtgtaagactgccacctctttgGGTTTCTTTACAGCCAATAATAatctcctaatggcttcctgatgtttgatagcTGTTCCCTCGGAAGTTAGGAATTCCCTGTCTCTCTATATTGCTgcatgggcatggaggactaggtaggcatacttagagtctgtatatatatttacccttttttcttctcctaattCTAGTGCCCGAGTGAGGGCTATTAGTTCTGCCAGCTGAGTGCTAGTTCCTGGAGTGAGGGAattactttcaagtattccatTATCACTGACCACTGCATACCCAACTTTTCGaagtcctttttctacaaaggaacttTCATTGGTATACAAGTTGAGGTGGGGATCAGTCAAGGGAACCTCTGGAAGGTCCCCTCGAGCGGCGCAGGTTTGAGCAATTACTTGCTGACAgttatgttctatttttttcttcattgtctggaaGAAATGTGACTGGATTAAGAGTTGCACAAGTGCACAGTCGCGGCACTGGCCCTTCAAGTAATAGAGCCTGATATTTAAGTAAACAGTTGTCTGACAGccacaagtctcctttagcagtgaGTATGCCATTCACATCATGAGATGTCCACACAGTAAGATCTCTTCCCTGTATCATTTTAACTGCTTCAGATACTAAGACTGTTACTGCTGCCACTACCAGTAAACAATGAGGCCAACCCTTTGCCACCACATCAGTTTCCTTACTCAGGTACACCACAGATTACGAGCTGATCCCTCAGACCTGTGTAAGGACTCCTAGAGCTATTCCTGttttttctgtgacatataaagaaaagtcttgctctgttggcaaGCTTAACACTGGGTCTTGGGTTAGGGCCTTCTTTAGGGCCTGGAAGGCTGCTTCTGCTTCAAGTGTCCATCTTACTACATGGGTATTGGCTTTCTGAGTTTTCTTAATTGGTGTATATAAAGGCCTGGCTATTTCGCCGTACGTGGGAAACCATATTCGGCAGAAGCCTGTTATGCCAAGGAATCCTCTTAGTTGCTTTAGTGTTTTGggatgaggataagccagtaAAGTCTGGATACATTTCTCACTGAGGGCCCTGgtgcctttggataattttaaccctaagtatttaacctgctgtgagcagagctgagcctttgGTTTGGAAACCTTGTAGCCACAGGTGGCGAGGAAATTTAAGAGTGCTTGGGTGGCTTAATGGCACAAGGTTTCTGAACGAGTGGCTAAAATTAAATCACCACATACCAAAGGACAAGAGTGTCCAGGTATGgaaactggctcaagtcttggGCTAATGCCTGGCCAAATAGATGGGGGCTAGCCCTGAACCCTTGGGGTAAAACAGTCCAGGTGAGTTGAGACATTGAGTTCGAAGGATcttcaaaggaaaacaagaatTGAGAGTCAGGATGTACAGGGATGCACAAAAGGCATCCTTAAGGTCCAGGACTGTAAACTACTCTGCTTCCTCTGGCATTTGGGAAAGCAGAGTATAAGGGTCAGGTACAGCTGGGTATAGAGGGACAAAGGCCTCATTGATAATCCTGAGATCTTGCACTAACCTCCACTGTCCGCTGGGTTTCTGTACTCCTAAAATTGGAGCATTGCAGGGGCTATTGCATGGTTTTACTAGGCCTTGGGCTTTTAGGTCTTTAACAATCTTTGAAGTCCTTGTTGGGCCTCGGGTCTAAGGGGGTACTGCCTTTGGTAGGGAAAGGAGGTGGAATCCTTTAGTTTCACTTGAGCAGGATGGGCATTCTTTGCTCGTCCATattgtccttctgttgcccagacttcaggattaattccttcctcaagcaggggacaacaaacgggtgttccttctcctatgttcaggtgtataatggcccctgttttgctagaatgtctctccctaacaagggagtggggctttcaggcataattagaaaagcatgtgaaaacaGTAAAGCTCCccagtcacaacttagtggctgAGAGAAGTATCTATTGACTGGCTATCCTAGGACCCCTCGgatagtgacagatctggaggacagttgtccgggacaggagagtaagactgagaaggctgtgccagtgtccaggaggcagttaacctcctggccctcaatggtcaagcatacccagggctctgtgagggtgatggcatgTGCTAGTgcttgccctgggcaccctcagtcctgctgctggatcatctggttagtggcttctgactcagaggaccttCGTCCCCTGGAGCAGTGGGActtccagtgattcccttgacataAGGGGCATGGATGAGGGGGTGGCTTACTTCtacttggacaatcttttttaaagtgtccttgtagacTTCACTGGAAGCAAGTCCTATTAGCATTCGATTTGCCcagcttttctcttttccagagcctccaaagtccacttgcctgagggccatgactaaagtggtgacctttttttttttaatcccatttgTCCCGTTCCGcctgctcctcctgatctctattataaaaaaccaaggttgccaagttcaatagggtttctaagttttgctGCAGGCCTAAGGaggacttttgaagtttttttctaatgtctgcagcTGACTGAGTGATAAATTTATCCTTTAAGATTAGTTGACCTTCAATAGAGTCAGGTGATAGGGAGGTATGCTTCCTCAATGCCTcccttagtctctccagaaaggcagtaggattttcttcctttccctgtgttatagtggacatcattgaataattcataggcttcttcctagttttccttagtccttctagcgcgcaagttagcaaatgtctgcggcaccaatctccatgttctgattctgtgtcccaatgagggtctacactgggaactgcctgctggcctgtgaGGAATcgttctctttcctctgttgtcatcctatcaCTGAGCTGACTGAGATACCAGAGATCACCAAACTCTCGGGCTGCAGTTATGGCGGCACTTCTCTCATTTGGGGTTAGTGTCTGATTTAGCAGTAACATTATATCTCTCCATGTCATATCAAAGGATTGTCCTAACCCTTCTAAAACATCAATATAGCCATCAgggttatctgagaatttacctaggtctattttaatttgctttaagtctgagagagaaaaaggtacaTGCGCTCTGGCTGGGCCAAATTCTCCTCCTCCTACTGCTTGGAGGGGGCATAATTGGGGAATACCGGCACTCTTTGGTTCATTGTTTACCCCTTTGTCTATCTCCTCTTGGACCATTTGGGTTGAAGGGGGGTCCTTATTAGTTGGGGAAGGAGTCAGGGGGATACTGGGGTAGGGAGGTAGACTCTGAGGGCTTCCTGTAGGGCATAAATGACACTTTTTACATAATTGCGAGTTgtctcttaatgaaaagaaagtttgcacatatggcacttcactccatttgccttctttTCTACAAAAGAGGTCTAGCTGTAAGATGCtgttataatttatacttcccttaGGAAGCCAGGTTTCTCCCCCTTGAAGAGGATATTGTGGCCAGGCAGTACCGCAGAAGAATATAAGTAGTTTCTTTCTTAGCATCTgcaggtcaaattggtcccaattctccagaatacatcttaCGGGCGTTTTTGCCTTAGGGGGAaagtttcccatctgaaaaaagaacataggGATGCCAGGACCCCCAGTCATTTTCTGATGAGCATTAGTCCTAGAGCATCCTCTATGGTCCTAATGTTTATTCCTTTCCAGGGTGTGTAACCACCCATGGACCTCTGCTTATCAGATTAGTTACGCTTACCGATGTAGCAGTCCTTCAcccctttttccatttttcttgaccacaaagaaaTGGGTCCgggctgctggattctagtggTCCTTTACCAGTGTGCCCAACATTGCATTTGTGCTCAGGGGTGAGTCCTAGACCTGGGCTGGGTTCCTGAGTATTTCATAACAACCCAGCTGCCCCATCAAGATTCATTCCCATAAACAACAGTTCTTATGCAAATTTGTTTCAGAGAGGGTGTAGGTAACCTTTTGAGTCAGGATTGAGATAGTCTtttttgattctgtaagtactttaaggcttggctAAGTGCAAACAGCTCCCATGTTTGAGAAGATCgattattaggcaatttttctAACTCTGCTTCCACAAGAGTCTCCCTGtcaattactgaatacccattgtggttTTTTCCTCAATcacctgggaggaaccatctatcggtcagggccaagtgtggtggctcacgtctataatcctagcacattgggaggccaagacaggaggatcgcttgagcccaggagtttgcgaccagcctgggcaacacagtgagatcctgtctatacaaaaagtaaagaaaaattaaccaggtatggtggcacacacctgtacccTCAACTAATTgtgggggtgaggtgggtggattgcttgggcctggaaAGTCGAAGCTGCAATGAGTGccataattgtaccactgcactccagcctgggtgacagagcaagaccctgtgtcctgtcctgaagggagttcctcctaggtctggtcggacctttgtatggtaattaagatttaaatcccctgttaggaaatctGCCGGGTTAAGGGAATTATCAGTGGTTGGTGTTAAATTaccttt
This window contains:
- the LOC129043417 gene encoding uncharacterized protein LOC129043417 codes for the protein MTGGPGIPMFFFQMGNFPPKAKTPVRCILENWDQFDLQMLRKKLLIFFCGTAWPQYPLQGGETWLPKGSINYNSILQLDLFCRKEGKWSEVPYVQTFFSLRDNSQLCKKCHLCPTGSPQSLPPYPSIPLTPSPTNKDPPSTQMVQEEIDKGVNNEPKSAGIPQLCPLQAVGGGEFGPARAHVPFSLSDLKQIKIDLGKFSDNPDGYIDVLEGLGQSFDMTWRDIMLLLNQTLTPNERSAAITAAREFGDLWYLSQLSDRMTTEERERFLTGQQAVPSVDPHWDTESEHGDWCRRHLLTCALEGLRKTRKKPMNYSMMSTITQGKEENPTAFLERLREALRKHTSLSPDSIEGQLILKDKFITQSAADIRKKLQKSSLGLQQNLETLLNLATLVFYNRDQEEQAERDKWD